TAATAATTAATAATATTGATGTGGTTAAACGTTGGATTCCTGCCTACGCAGGAATGACAGGTGTGGTAGCAGGAATGGCAGTTTATTTAAAATAATAACTTTTAAGAGAAACTAACAATGAAACTAAATTTCGGAATTACATTTGAGGATTTATATAGCCGTGACGGTCTGATAAAGCTTGATAAGGCTTTTGTAGATGAGTTGGCACAGGCTAATGCCGATGTGCATAACCGCTTTGTGGCGGCGAGGGCTGACAGGTCGCAAATGGAGGAAAAGGAAGTTTCAAATTTGCTGATTGATGTAGCACCCCACTTAGAAGATTTTACAGCCGGTCTTTTTAAAATTCAAAAAGAAACCAAGGCTTTAGCAAAACAACATGATGAACTGGCTAATATTTATACGTGCAAACGTCTGTTCGTGCAAAGGCAGGTGGCTAAAAAATATAAAGCTGTCGATGTTCAAAATGTTGACGGCGATGCTTTGCGTAAAGATTTAGAAAAGGCTCTTGGCGGAGCATTATCAGAGAAGTTATATTCAGATACGGTAAATGCTTGGCTTGAAGATGCTGATAAAAATGAAGCAAATATCGACCTTGCCGCAAAATATGCCGCATGGGCATTGCATACTGACAATGGTAAAAAATATCATAAATCAGGTGTGTTATTCAAAGTTCCTAATAAACTGGATTTTTTTAACCTTGTTCCTGTTGAAACAACGCAAAAGCACGGAATTACCGTTCAGAAGCTTCCTGATGAGTCTATCCATTACCGTGACGGATTCGCCCTTACCGATAAGGGTATAAGCTTAAAACAGGCGTTAGATGATGCCAATTACTGCATATATTGCCATAATCAGGGCAAAGATTCGTGTTCTAAGGGGCTAAGGGAAAAAGACGGCAGTGTTAAAAAAACCGTTCTTGATGTAAAACAGGCAGGTTGTCCGTTAGAAGAAAAAATCTCCGAAATGAACACCTTAAAAGCAAGAGGGGTTTCTATAGGTGCGTTGGCAGTGGTAACTATTGATAACCCTATGTGTGCAGGTACGGGGCATAGGATATGTAATGACTGCATGAAAGGCTGTATATATCAAAAACAAGACCCTGTTAATATTCCGAGAAATGAAACCCGTGTTTTACAGGACGTGCTTGATTTACCTTATGGATTTGAGATTTATTCACTATTTACAAGGTGGAATCCGTTGAATTTGGATAGACCTTTACCTGCCGAGGATACCGGATATAAGGTGTTGGTTGCAGGATTGGGCCCTGCCGGATTTACTTTAGCACATCATTTATTAAATGACGGGCATACCGTTATTGCGGTAGACGGTTTGAAAATTGAACCGCTGCCTGAAGATATTTCTGGTGTTACCCAAAAAGGAGATAGAGTTCCTTTCAAGCCGATTAAAGACATAAATGATATATTTGAGGATTTGGGCGATCGTGTACTGGCAGGATTCGGCGGGGTTGCCGAATACGGTATTACGGTTAGATGGAATAAGAACTATCTGAAGGTTATAAGACTGCTATTGGAACGTAGGCGTACATTTGCTATGTATGGCGGAATACGTTTCGGTAGTACCATTACTTATGATGACGCATTTAAACGTTACGGATTTGACCATATTGCCCTATGTATGGGAGCGGGCAAGCCTACGGTAATTGATATGCCTAACGCTATGGCTAGAGGTGTTCGTACCGCATCGGATTTTTTAATGTCATTACAGCTATCGGGAGCTGCCAAAAAAGATACTATCGCTAATTTGCAGCTACGACTGCCTGTGGCGGTTATAGGTGGAGGGCTGACAGCCGTAGATACGGCAACAGAATCGCTTGCCTATTATCCTTTTCAGGTGGAAAAATTCCTGCGTAGATATGAGGCGTTAGTTGAAGAGCTTGGTGAAGATGAGGTAAGAAAGCGTTGGAATCTCGAAGAAAGAGAAATAG
This DNA window, taken from Alphaproteobacteria bacterium CG11_big_fil_rev_8_21_14_0_20_39_49, encodes the following:
- a CDS encoding pyridine nucleotide-disulfide oxidoreductase, whose protein sequence is MKLNFGITFEDLYSRDGLIKLDKAFVDELAQANADVHNRFVAARADRSQMEEKEVSNLLIDVAPHLEDFTAGLFKIQKETKALAKQHDELANIYTCKRLFVQRQVAKKYKAVDVQNVDGDALRKDLEKALGGALSEKLYSDTVNAWLEDADKNEANIDLAAKYAAWALHTDNGKKYHKSGVLFKVPNKLDFFNLVPVETTQKHGITVQKLPDESIHYRDGFALTDKGISLKQALDDANYCIYCHNQGKDSCSKGLREKDGSVKKTVLDVKQAGCPLEEKISEMNTLKARGVSIGALAVVTIDNPMCAGTGHRICNDCMKGCIYQKQDPVNIPRNETRVLQDVLDLPYGFEIYSLFTRWNPLNLDRPLPAEDTGYKVLVAGLGPAGFTLAHHLLNDGHTVIAVDGLKIEPLPEDISGVTQKGDRVPFKPIKDINDIFEDLGDRVLAGFGGVAEYGITVRWNKNYLKVIRLLLERRRTFAMYGGIRFGSTITYDDAFKRYGFDHIALCMGAGKPTVIDMPNAMARGVRTASDFLMSLQLSGAAKKDTIANLQLRLPVAVIGGGLTAVDTATESLAYYPFQVEKFLRRYEALVEELGEDEVRKRWNLEEREIGDEFINHARAIRLEKEAATQEGRKPNIVKLIKKWGGVKVVYRKNLHDSPAYRLNHEEVELALEEGIEFVPNASPISVELDKYAHAEALKVSVSSPHPNPLLEEEGTKQAREELIQAKSIFMAAGTNPNTVLQREDSEHFELDGKYFKAIDENGNQVKPEWDSSKPEEVHVLLSKTDNDKFVSFFGDMHPSYVGNVVKAMGAAKQGYPIITNILNKAAHSNKDKADKFIKSMNNELLARVYKVERLTSNIVEVVVKAPAAARGFNPGQFYRLQNYEVNAATVTDNHNNKTKLAMEGLALTGAWVDKEEGLLSTIVLEMGGSSDLCYYLQKDEPIVLMGPTGEPTETPLGETVMLVGGGLGNAVLFSIGKALKANGSKVLYFAGYKKAQDRYKIKDIEEASDVIIWACDEATFTPEREQDRAFHGNIVQAIEAYGNGMLGACSIKTQDVDRIIAIGSHRMMEAVGKARHTVLKDMLKSDHKAIGSINSPMQCMMKEICAQCLQKHIDPDTGKEYYVYSCFNQDQDLDRVSFDHLDQRLAQNGIHEKLSALWINRCLQQLNLRKKAA